AAACATGAGACTCCACATGATAGTTCCAACAACGAGTCCAAAATTGTAGCCTATGACTACTGATTCCCTCGTAAATCCACTAAAAAAATACGactcattttcttcttcttcttctttctccagTGGTTGAGGAACATGCGATGAATCACTTGTTCCACATTGCTTTGATAAAGGAGGACCACATAAATCAAGGTTGCCACCATATGAGTCATTTTCAAATGTGCTGAATTGTGAACCTTGAGGAATGCGTCCAACGAAATGATTTTGAGAGAGGTTTAAGAACTCCAGAAAGTTCATTGCTGTCAATTCCTGTGGAATCTTTCCAGTGAGCCGATTCCAAGAGAGATCTAACGCTTCAAGTGTATTCAATTTCCCCAATTCCATTGGAAGAGAACCTTTGAGACTGTTATGGGATAAATTGAGTAGCCTAAGTGAGCTGAGATCCTTTAGTGATTTTGGAATTTCACCTTCAAAATGGTTGCATGAGAGATCTATGGCTGTATCAATTGTGCTGATTCTTTCTAGATCCATATCGTTTCCTTTGATCACCAACCTCACTGAATCCTCGTCCACTTCATTATTGCTGATTAGCTCGAACTCAGGTGGTAGGACTATCTTATGTCTAATGAAAATTCCATATATCTACTGTCACTTTTGTCTGTGCCATTTTTCATCATTGCCTTGAAGTTTCTAAAAAAATCTGCAGGCAGTGAGCCATTGAATGCATTATGAGAGAGATCAAAAATTCGCAACTGGGGAAATCCAAACTTCTCTCTAGCACTTATAGGTCCATGGAACTTGTTCGACTTTAATATAAGGACTTGTAGCTCTTCAAGAGTTCCAAGCCAAGCTGGAAATGTGTCATTTATAGAGTTTTCCCCAAATCAAGAACTTTTAAACCAGCACAGTTGTGTAATGACGCAGGCACAGATCCTTCAAATTGATTACCATTCAAGACAATGGTCGTCAATGAAGTGCTTTGAGTACATAACAGTGGAAGACTCCCACTGAAATTGTTACTTCTCAAATCCAACACCGTTAGCTTAGCCATGCTTCCCAAGCAATTTGGAATCGAGTTACTGAAGTTGTTGCGTGATAAATTCAGTATTCTGAGGCTCCTTCGGTTACATATGGATGAAGGTAGTGGACCCTGAAGGAAGTTAAATTTAAGATCAAGAGACTCCAGACTATCATAATGAAATTGTTCTAGATGGCCTGTCAAAAGATTACGTGAAAGGTTTAGTTGTTCCAAAGAGGTCCACCTCATGCCTGTAAACCAGTTAGGGATTTGACCACGAATCAAAGATCTAAACGTGAAAGATTCTTTACATTTCTCAAGAAATGTGGAAAATCCTTCAGTTCACAAGATGATAAGAACAAAGCTGATAGTCTAGGAAAGGTGATATTTGTTCTCACATCGTCGGTGATCATATTTGATGAGAAGTCAAGGAAGGCTAGGCTAGTGAGATTCACAAGTGATCGAGGAAAAGGACCATTGAGttgattatgattaaaatatatagTCTCTAATGTTGGGTTTGTTTTGATCTCACCTTCCACTCTATTGAATTGATTATGATGGAGCTTCAAATCATGTAAGGAAGGGAGGCTAAACACCCAAGAGTGTATTGTGCCATTCAGTGAGTTGTGAGACAAATCTAAGTATCGAAGACTTGTCAAGTTTAAAACTGAAGAGGGAAATGGACGGTGAAGTTGTTATTAGAAAGATCCAAGGAAACTAGCTTATGTAATTGTAAGAAAGGTTCAGTGTGTGGAGATGATGAAGTTGGAAGAGGCTGCTATTGGGATGAATACTTCCAGGAAGCAGACTACAACTAAGGTCTAACCCGATAACATGACCGTTTAATAAGTCACAAGTGACTCCATCCCAACTGCAGCAATCCCTACTTTCATTCCAAGACTTTGTTTTTGGGTAATCATAATGCCGGGATTCATCATCCCAACAACTAAAGTAGTCAGAAATTTGAAAGGATTGTTTGAACTGAAACAATGCATAAGCTTCTGTGGGAGAGCAAAGATGATGAACAGAGGATGAAGAAAAGCTTCGACCTAGAAAGACTAAACAGACaagtgaataaaagaaaaagagaccCTCCatcttaatttcttttatgtattatcAAGCAATTAACAGAATGTTGTTACAAAATCAATCATCATAATCCATCCACATTTAtatattagttagttagttCCATCAATATTAATGTTGAAGATTGCACCATGTGTAACAcactaaaaagaaatttttctGGGTATCTTGTGCCGTTTTCCATCTTGTTCTCCATGAAACTTCTCAAATGATAAAGAAGAAGATTCCAATCCAAACACTGATCATTCAATAAAGTAGAAATGTGAACTTGAGACAAATATCTCCTACATGAATTTTTCCTATCCACATACAAAGAAGGCCAAATTTTCCTATCCACATATAAAGACAGAACCATGTGTAACACATAACAAAAAATGGCACCATCTTATAGTAAGGATACTAACTTCCATTCcggaaaacaaagaaaaccaATTTAAAAGTGTTTGGACAATCAGAGTCGGGTAAGGGTTCAACTATTGACTTGGGCCTGCCATCCCAAATCTTGCTGCCTATGCAAATTTTCAGCCCAATCCCTAAGTAAAATGACCAAGCCTTAGCCTTACGTAAGTTGGAAGCACAATTATAAGAAGTAGGAATAAGATGTCTTACAAAAGATCATAAATATGGATCTCAACAGAACCTCCATAGTTGTCTTGAATATCCCGTTGGCGGAACTCTCAACAGAATTGAAGCAAGATCTAGTACTCTTACTAGCTTGAAAGGCAACTCCGGCATGAAGTATTGGAATCTAAGAAACATGGTGATAATAGAATGAGCCTCACGGTTATGACACCTAGTCAGTTCTTCCTTATTATGGATACTGATCTGACCTCGACTCTTAGAGGGACACTGCATGGATTTGATCAATCTTTCCTCTGATAACATTCACAAAATTCATGTTTTGAGCTTCCCTCAAGCAGAGTTCACGGATCACATCATGCATTCCACAACTCTTGATTTTTCCATCAAATCTCGAATGATTGATGTAAATTAAACTTCTATCTATAAGATCTTTCAAGCATTTTTCTGCCACTTCTTCTACACTTTCCATTTCATCTAACTTCAAAAATCCTTCCGTTGCCAATAATTCCATCTAGGAAGATTGCAAAATATAGAAAGCATGATTTTAGGTGATGAGGCAAGTAATGGTAACTCAAAGCCAACACTCTCATGCATTGGGCTTCAAGATCTGCACTTACCACTGAACTTACATTCTCGGCAACAATTTGCCACTTGTTCAATGCTTTGCCTATTTTGGAGAGAAGTCCCCCAATCAGAACAATTGCTAGAGGCAATCCTCCGCATTTCAATACAATTTGCTTCCCGAGATGTTCAAATTCAGGGGGAAAAGAGTCTTTCGCAAAGACTTTTTCATACAATAAACTCCAACCTTCGTCAAAATTCATGAGGCGCATGCGAGAAGGAGACTTACCTGAGCTAGCGTATTCAGCCACTTCCACATTCCGAGTAGTCAGGAGTATTCGGCTTCCATTATTACAGTCTGGGAAACATAGTTTTATATCATCCCAAGCTTCTTTAGTCCATATGTCATCAATAACTACCAAGTATCTTCTGCCTTTCAGTTGCTTTTGCAATCGATCTGCTAGTTGATCATTAGGTTCGGAACTTGTAGAAGAAAGAAGTCCTAGGAATACATTTCTCGCGCAATATTCTTGTGAAACAGTAACTTTTGCACGAATATCAAATCTAGACGTTATGCATGGATCACTGTAGCCAAAGTTGTCTTCCCGATTCCCCCCATCCCTACGATTGAGACAACTTCTAGTTCCTTTTCTCCGCTAGCAAGTTGATCAAGAATCAGCTCGAATTCAGTTTCACGGCCAACCATTATATTTTCAGGCTGCTCTTCAGCATGCTCAGGTAAACTGGCAGGAGAGTAAGTTTGTGCTATTAGACCTTTCATGTTGTTGCACCTGTCCCGTGTTACCGTCCACTGTTTCACAGTAGAGTCAATGCATTCTAGTGCTTGTTCGAAGCAGAAAAATAGCTCCCACATAGATCTGCTTCTTTCCTCCATATTTTGTGCTAAAAGAATGTTTCTTGATGCTAAGTCAACCATATCTTCTGTTGTGTATGCTAGCTCTGTGATTTCAGCTTCCAACCTTGTTAATGCCTCAAGATCATCTGTTATGTTGTACGGTTTCTCCATAATAGCTCtcaaagattcaatcttttcaTAAAACGGTTGCAATTGATCACATCCAGTAAGTTCCATTGATTGGTGTAGGGTTCTCATAAGACAAGTAATAGCAGCATAAGGCATATCTCTTAATTTCTGTGATCAAAATAGGGAATTTTGCACAGAGAAGAAGGCAGAATAGCTAACACTTCTAGGATGGCCactgttaaagaatgacaaaagtcccatatcagtggttaatgagatgagtggactccttataaggtttgagctagcttttggggtgtgagttaggcctaagacctaatttcaacATCATATCAGAGCAGGACCCGTCTCACCACGATTGAAGGATGAAGAAAAACTTAGACTTAGAAATACACAACAGAAATGTGAATTAATGAAAAAGAGAGGCCACATTTTGAGCATATAACAGAATGTTCTGTTCTTATATATTCTAAGTCAACTTTGTCCAACTCTCCATCAACATCTCGTTACGCCTttaaagaaaagagaatttACTACGTTCAATTGTCCAGACTAAAGCTACTGGGTTCGGATGAACTCATAGCTCTTCACTAGATCCGCCCCTGCACTGTTATGTTCAAGTTTATAATCAATGTAATTTGTTGTACAAACATAATAATAGCATCTGAGAAAATATACTGAATGTTTGTTAAAAGAGTGAAGAAAACTTAATTAGTTGAAAGCAAATTATAAGATCAAAGCAATGATCTTTAATAACAGAAATAAATGCAGAAGCAAAAACTGTTGAGAAATCCAGCAGAAGTTCACAAAATCATTTAATAACACATACAATTATATTGCTATCAAGCAtatgaaaacaacaaaaaagaaaattaaaaacagAAAACTTCACTCTTGCAATCTTCTAATTACTCAGTACAGTtggaaataaaatgaaacagagaTAAAAAACATTAATGCTACATACAATTATATTGCTATATATCAAGcatatacaaacaaataaaaggaaatgcTTTCAATCTTCCATTAAGTTCGTCGTCTCTGAGCTCTCTTCTTTGACCTTCTTCTTTTGGGAGGCATGAGTGCATCAAAAAATTCCACAAACCATTTTGGCTTACGATATTTAAACATGAGACTCCACATGATAGTTCCAACAACGAGTCCAAAATTGTAGCCTATGACTACTGATTCCCTCGTAAATCCACTAAAAAAATACGactcattttcttcttcttcttctttctccagTGGTTGAGGAACATGCGATGAATCACTTGTTCCACATTGCTTTGATAAAGGAGGACCACATAAATCAAGGTTGCCACCATATGAGTCATTTTCAAATGTGCTGAATTGTGAACCTTGAGGAATGCGTCCAACGAAATGATTTTGAGAGAGGTTTAAGAACTCCAGAAAGTTCATTGCTGTCAATTCCTGTGGAATCTTTCCAGTGAGCCGATTCCAAGAGAGATCTAACGCTTCAAGTGTATTCAATTTCCCCAATTCCATTGGAATAGAACCTTTGAGACTGTTATGGGATAAATTGAGTAGCCTAAGTGAGCTGAGATCCTTTAGTGATTTTGGAATTTCACCTTCAAAATGGTTGCATGAGAGATCTATGGCTGTATCAATTGTGCTGATTCTTTCTAGATCCATATCGTTTCCTTTGATCACCAACCTCACTGAATCCTCGTACACTTCATTATTGCTGATTAGCTCGAACTCAAGTGGTAGGACTATCTTATGTCTAATGAAAATGGGTGTTTCCATATATCTACTGTCACTTTTGTCTGTGCCATTTTTCATCATTGCCTTGAAGTTTCTAAAAAAATCTGCAGGCAGTGAGCCATTGAATGCATTATGAGAGAGATCAAAAATTCGCAACTGGGGAAATCCAAACTTCTCTCTAGCACTTATAGGTCCATGGAACTTGTTCGACTTTAATATAAGTACTTGCAGCTCTTCAAGAGTTCCAAGCCAAGCTGGAAATGTGTCATTTATACCGTTGTTTCCCAAATCAAGAACTTTTAAGCCAACACAGTTGTGTAACGACTCAGGGACAGATCCTTCAAATTGATTACCATTTAAGACAATGGTCGTCAATGAAGTGCTTTGAGTACATAACAGTGGAAGACTCCCACTGAAACTGTTACTTCTCAAGTCCAACACCGTTAGCTTAGCCATGATATGCAAGCAATTTGGAATCGAGTTACTGAAGTTGTTGCGCGATAAATCCAGAATTCTAAGGCTGCTTAGGTTACATATAGATGAAGGTAGTGGACCCTGAAGAAAGTTAAATCTAAGATCAAAATACTCTAAATTATGATAATGAAATTCTCCTAGATGGCCTGtcaaaaaattatgtgaaaCATTTAGGTGCTCTAAAGAGTCCCACCTCATGTTGCTAAACCAGTTAGCGATTCCACCGCGTATCTTTTTGTTAGAAATATCCAAGAACTGAAGTGTCTTTAAATTTCTCAACAAGTGTGGAAAGTCCTTCAGTTCACAAGATGATAAGAACAAAGCTGATAGTCTAGGAAAGGTGATGTTTATTCCAACATCGCCGGTGATGTTATTTGATGAAAAGTCAAGGAAGTCTAGGCTAGTGAGATTTGTGAAGTTCTTAAGCATTGCTTCAAATGTTCTCTCATCAAGCTCACATTTTGAACAATAAAgatcaagtgaaaccaaatcGGTAACGTATGAGATCTCTGTTGGGATTCTCCCATCGAAGCCAGAGAGTTGTAGATGCCTCAAATTCGTCAACCGGCCTATGTTGTGTGGGATTGAAGAATGATTGAAGTTATTGTTATCGAGCTTTAGTGTCTGGAGATGATCAAGTTCGAAGAGGCTGCTATTGGGATGAATACTTTCACCAAACTGACTACAACTAAGGTCTAAACCAATAACATGACCGGTTAACTTGTCACAAGTGACTCCATCCCAAGTGCAGCAATCCCTACTCTCATTCCACATCTTTGTTCTTGGGTAATCATGATGCCGGAATTCATAATCCAAACAACTAAAGTTGTCGAGAATTTGAAAGGATTGCTTGAACGGAAGCAAAGCATAAGCTTCCGTGGGAGAGCAAAGATGATGAacagaagatgaagaaaagctTCGACCTAGAAAGACAAAACAGACaagtgaataaaagaaaaagagacactccatctttcttttatgtattatcAAGCGATTAACAGAATGTTGTTACAAAATCAATCATCATAATCcatctatatttatattttagttaatgagttagttagttagttaataGTAATCTTGAAGATTGCATCATGTGTAACACACTAGAAAGTTTTTTTCTGCAAAACCAGCAGTGTGATCATTCAATGTAGTAGAAAAATCAACTTTACTGTCATAAAAACGAAGTATtgaccaaactaagccattatataaagtaattcaccaaaataatatgcttttttaaaattttacaaaactagtataaacgtatttcacagtaacgttttagggtatattttattttttaaaagctgacggcgtcagattgatatacgttactcacagtaacgttttactcctaaaacgttactgtgaataACGTCTTACTCTTAAAACGTTACTCACAGCAAggtttaggagtaaaacgttactcataaaaacgttttaggagtaaaacgttactcacggtaacgtatatcaacctgACGctattagtttttaaaaattgaaatataccctaaaacgttactgtgaaatatgttaatactagttttgtaaaattttgaaaaaatgtataattttgataaattgttttatataatggcttagtttggtaAAAAATTCCATAAAAACAGAACCATGTGTAACACATCAACAAAAAATGGTACTATCTTATATGGTTGTTCATAACAACTAAAGCATACTAACTTCCGTGATGGAAAACTAGAAACCGATTTAAAAGTTTTTGGAAAATCAGAGTCGGGTAAGagttcaaataatatttttttgacgAAAAGGATTAAGCACCTAAAAGAAATCCTCAAATGCAGTTACTGGcagatcaaaatattttatttaacttaaaagGAGTCCTTATAATTATATTGCTACTAGATTTTgaaaacgtgcgttgcacgtttgttCCTTGTAATTACTACAAAATGTATGCAtacttaaaaattgaatttcagaatagaaaatatatttgtgcTGCACGCTATTTACATTCTTTCAACCGAAAAATTGAATGTAACAAACAATGAACTAAGTAAAAATATGCaacattgaaatgaaaaataatacttaccaaacaacaaataaatgttCATGACGCCTTTAACCTTCTTGAAGAATGCATCGAATGCACTGAAATGATTAAATTCTAATTCAGATATCTATATTCTCCAAGAATTTACCGTCaataaattaacaaaacaaCATACATATTCTTTCTCACACAAGTAGATTTGTTTTACCTCATGAATGTTGAGCAGACTTTTTGTCCAAATGAAAAACTCTTTAGAATTATTTATCACATGTTGcgataaaaacataaattttctatgaaaagaatgaaacaAAACATGTAATATTAGTTctatctatatacatatatgtctaaaatttattgatcaaaagaaacatgaaaaatttgaagaagaattttGTGAGATAAATCAACTCACATGCTATTGTCACGAGAAGACATCAAAATAATGTATTATGTTGGaaaaatcattatataattttattaatggaactcttcaaattctttaacttcaaattaaataagAGATGTTTTGAAATGTTTGGACTTCATTTGTTTGAATGACTATTTATCTCTCATTATAACTTTATTACTTTAAAGTTtattatctaattatttattaaaaatacttctacattttaaataatagaaaaaatatttaagtgaaggataaaatggtaattcaactttgaggttagaagcttcccacttataataatatatgatatgtatgatatATCAAGCATATacaaacaataaaagaaaatgctTTCAATTTTGCATTAAGTCCGTCGTCTCAGAGCTCTCTTCTTTGGCCTTCTTCTTTTGTGAGGCATCAGTGCGTCAAAAAATTCCACTAACCATATTGGCTTACGATATTTAAACATGAGACTCCACATGACAGTTCCAACAACTAGTCCAAAACTGTAGCCTATGACTACTGATTCCCACGTAAAACCACTAAAAAAATACGACTcgttatcttcttcttcttcttcttcctccaatGGTTGAGGAACATGCGATGGATCACTCGTTCCACATTTCTTCGATAAAGGAGGACCACATAAATCAAGGTTGCCACCATATGAATCATTTTCAAACGTGTTGAATTGTGAACCTTGAGGAATGCGTCCAACAAGATTTCGAGAGAGGTTTAAGAATGACAGAAAATTCATTGCTGTCAATTCCTGTGGAATCTTTCCAGTGAGCCGATTCCAGGAGAGATCTAACGCTTCAAGTGTATTCAATTTCACCAGTTCTACTGGAATATCTCCTTTGAGATTGTTATGAGATAAATTGAGGAGCCAAAGTGAGCTGAGATCATTTAGTGTTTTCGGAATCACACTTTCAAAATGGTTGCTTGAGAGATCTATGGTTGTCATAATTGTGGTGATCTTTTCTAGCTGAATTTCCTGGCTTTTGATCACCAACCTCACTGAAACCTCATACATTACGTTACCAAATCCGCTGTAAGACTGTGGTTGCATATATTCTATCTCACCTTTGTCTCCGTCGTCTGTTTTGATCATTCCTTTGAAGTTTTCAAAAACTTCTGCAGGCAGTGAGCCACCAAACTCATTATGAGAGAGATCAAAAATCCGTAACACAGGGAAACTAAACTTTAGCCTAGTACTTATAGGTGCATGGAACTTGTTCGACTTTAATATAAGGACCTGCAGCTCTTGAAGAGTTCCGAGCCAAGCTGGAAACGTGTCATTTATAACATTGTTCCCCACATCAAGAACTTCTAGACCATCACACTTGAGCAACGACATCGGGACAGTTCCTTCAAAACGATTACCATTCAACACAATGGTTCTCAATGAATTGCTCTGCTCACAAAATGATGGAAGACTCCCAGTGAAATTGTTTCTTCTCAAGTCTAGCACAGATAGACCAACCATGCTGCCCAAGCAATGTGGAACCGAGTCACTGAAGTAGTTGTTTGACAAATCCAAAAGGCTAAGGCTGCTCATGTTACAAACGGATGAAGGTAGTTGCCCCTGAAGGGAGTTAAATTTAAGATCAAGAGACTCGAGACTATAATAATGAAATTGTTGTAGGTGACCTGTTAATgagttatgtgaaaggtttagGTGCAACAAGGAGTCCCACCTCATACCGCTAAACCAGTTAGGGATTTGACCACGAATCTTATTGTTAGAAATATCCAAGACCATAATTGTCTCTACATTTCTCAAGAAGTGTGGAAAATCCTTCAGTTCACAAGATGATAACAGCAAAATTTGTAAGCTAGGTAAAGTGATTTGTATTCCCGCATCGAGGGTGATGTTATTTGATGAAAGGTCAAGGGTATGAAGGTTTGTGAGATTCACAGGCGATTGAGGAAAAGAACCACTTAACCGGTTATGATGGAGCGACACTGAAGATAGCAAAGGTAGGCTAAACACCCAAGACGGTATGGTACCATTCAGTGAGTTGTAAGACAAATCCAGGTCGGCTAGCTTTTGAAGCATGCTTGCATTTCTAGGAAGTGGTCCAGATAGGGAATTACTCGACAAGTCTAAGGTTTCAAGCTGTGTCAAGCTTAAAATTGGAGAAGGAAACGGACCGATGAAGCTGCAATTAGAAAGACTTAAATATCGTAGTTCTCGGAGGTTAGAGAAAAAACTGGGAATTTCACCTCCAAAGGAGTTAGATGAAAGAGCTAAAACTGCGAGGTGCTTCAATTTAGAGATTGTGGAAGGAATATTGCCAGTAAAATGATTATTACCGAAATTCAAATACCTAATTTGTGTAAGATTGCCAATGGAATCAGGAATGCGACCAGAGAATTGACATCCATAGAGGTACAAGCGAGTCAAGGAACTTAAGGCGCCAATTGAATCAGGCAGCTCACCGGAGATTCCTGTGTATGAAATATCCAACTCCAACAGAGTCCTGCTCGGGTGGATCTTCGGTAAAACTCCTTTGAGAAGATAGTTATTACTCAAATAGAGTGTTTCCAATTTTGGCAGACGGAAAAAGCTCTCCGCGAGAACACCTTCCAAATTAGTTACCTTAAGATCGATATACCTTAAGGAGGAAGAAAGATTCATAGGCATCGGAGATGAGACGTTGACACCAAAGAGAGAAAGTACCTCCAGATTTGTCAAGTTCTGAAGCACTGCTTGAAATGCTCTCTGATCAAATTGTAATCCATTCACATAAGAAGGAACAGAAAgatcaagtgaaaccaaattGGAAAGGTATGAGATTTCTGTTGGGATTTCCCCTTGAAAGTAAGCATCAGAAAGATTGAGATGCCTCAAATTCCTCAACCGGCTAACGTCATTTGGAATCGTAGAAGGATAGAAGTAGTTCTTCGCAAGGTTTAGTGTCCGGAGATGATGAAGTTGCATGAGGCTGCTGTTGGGATAAATAGTTCCATTAAGCCGACTACAACTAAGGTCCAACCCGATAACATGACCGGTTAACATGTCACAAGTGACCCCGTCCCAAGTGCAGCAATCGTTACTCTCATTCCATGAAACTGTTTTCGGGAATGACGTATCACACGGTGAGAAGTCCAATATATTAAAGGATTGCTTAAACTGAAACAAAGCAGAAGCTTCATTGGGAGAGCAAAGACGACGATCGAAGGATGAAGAAAGACTTACTCTTAGAAATACACAACAGAAAagtgaataaatgaaaaagagaggccacatttttatttgttttcaacATATAACAGAATGTTATGTTCTTACAAAAAATCCATACatatttttatagatatttGAACTCCTGCTTTAATTCAACTTTGTACAACTCTCCATCAACATCTCTTCTTCTGTTTTTCCACAATAATTTTCAAACTTGTTAGGTACATTCTATAATTTTCCACAAGACCTTTTCACATCAATTTTTCTGCCTAGTTGTAGTAGAAAAAACTTAATGGGGCCAAAGTTAATACTTGCCCCTATTATATTGACTTGATTAATGACAAGTTGATGTTATTAAATACAGGCATGTGACAACTTGATCTTATTCTATTCCAATATGTAATAATCTGACATCAAAtagttctttttaaaaaatcatttaatatgACAATAAATTAATTGGTTTGCTCCTCTTATTCTTTAGGTTTAATTTGTCATCTTAACAGCAGTGTTTTGCAAGTGAAACAGtgtaataacaacaacaacgtACCTAGTGTAATCACACAAGTGGAGTCTGGGGAGAGTGGTGCGTACGCAGCTTTTACCTTTACATTAAGAAGGTAGAGAGCTTGTTTGCGTACACAAATTGACTCAAGATAGAGGTGTAGCAAATGGAGTGATCAAACGTTGCAACACGATTCGGTACTTCTTAGATCATTTCAGAGGacataaaattactaaaattctGATGATACTTagtaatttatatttcttttcaactACTAATATGAAACTTTGTTAGCTCATTAGCAGAACAAAAAATGCAGAAAG
This portion of the Solanum pennellii chromosome 12, SPENNV200 genome encodes:
- the LOC107005276 gene encoding receptor-like protein 7, which gives rise to MWPLFFIYSLFCCVFLRVSLSSSFDRRLCSPNEASALFQFKQSFNILDFSPCDTSFPKTVSWNESNDCCTWDGVTCDMLTGHVIGLDLSCSRLNGTIYPNSSLMQLHHLRTLNLAKNYFYPSTIPNDVSRLRNLRHLNLSDAYFQGEIPTEISYLSNLVSLDLSVPSYVNGLQFDQRAFQAVLQNLTNLEVLSLFGVNVSSPMPMNLSSSLRYIDLKVTNLEGVLAESFFRLPKLETLYLSNNYLLKGVLPKIHPSRTLLELDISYTGISGELPDSIGALSSLTRLYLYGCQFSGRIPDSIGNLTQIRYLNFGNNHFTGNIPSTISKLKHLAVLALSSNSFGGEIPSFFSNLRELRYLSLSNCSFIGPFPSPILSLTQLETLDLSSNSLSGPLPRNASMLQKLADLDLSYNSLNGTIPSWVFSLPLLSSVSLHHNRLSGSFPQSPVNLTNLHTLDLSSNNITLDAGIQITLPSLQILLLSSCELKDFPHFLRNVETIMVLDISNNKIRGQIPNWFSGMRWDSLLHLNLSHNSLTGHLQQFHYYSLESLDLKFNSLQGQLPSSVCNMSSLSLLDLSNNYFSDSVPHCLGSMVGLSVLDLRRNNFTGSLPSFCEQSNSLRTIVLNGNRFEGTVPMSLLKCDGLEVLDVGNNVINDTFPAWLGTLQELQVLILKSNKFHAPISTRLKFSFPVLRIFDLSHNEFGGSLPAEVFENFKGMIKTDDGDKGEIEYMQPQSYSGFGNVMYEVSVRLVIKSQEIQLEKITTIMTTIDLSSNHFESVIPKTLNDLSSLWLLNLSHNNLKGDIPVELVKLNTLEALDLSWNRLTGKIPQELTAMNFLSFLNLSRNLVGRIPQGSQFNTFENDSYGGNLDLCGPPLSKKCGTSDPSHVPQPLEEEEEEEDNESYFFSGFTWESVVIGYSFGLVVGTVMWSLMFKYRKPIWLVEFFDALMPHKRRRPKKRALRRRT
- the LOC114075208 gene encoding receptor-like protein 9DC3, producing MDLERISTIDTAIDLSCNHFEGEIPKSLKDLSSLRLLNLSHNSLKGSLPMELGKLNTLEALDLSWNRLTGKIPQELTAMNFLEFLNLSQNHFVGRIPQGSQFSTFENDSYGGNLDLCGPPLSKQCGTSDSSHVPQPLEKEEEEENESYFFSGFTRESVVIGYNFGLVVGTIMWSLMFKYRKPKWFVEFFDALMPPKRRRSKKRAQRRRT
- the LOC114075212 gene encoding receptor-like protein 35, encoding MSAFDAFFKKVKGVMNIYLLFGRSFSSSSVHHLCSPTEAYALLPFKQSFQILDNFSCLDYEFRHHDYPRTKMWNESRDCCTWDGVTCDKLTGHVIGLDLSCSQFGESIHPNSSLFELDHLQTLKLDNNNFNHSSIPHNIGRLTNLRHLQLSGFDGRIPTEISYVTDLVSLDLYCSKCELDERTFEAMLKNFTNLTSLDFLDFSSNNITGDVGINITFPRLSALFLSSCELKDFPHLLRNLKTLQFLDISNKKIRGGIANWFSNMRWDSLEHLNVSHNFLTGHLGEFHYHNLEYFDLRFNFLQGPLPSSICNLSSLRILDLSRNNFSNSIPNCLHIMAKLTVLDLRSNSFSGSLPLLCTQSTSLTTIVLNGNQFEGSVPESLHNCVGLKVLDLGNNGINDTFPAWLGTLEELQVLILKSNKFHGPISAREKFGFPQLRIFDLSHNAFNGSLPADFFRNFKAMMKNGTDKSDSRYMETPIFIRHKIVLPLEFELISNNEVYEDSVRLVIKGNDMDLERISTIDTAIDLSCNHFEGEIPKSLKDLSSLRLLNLSHNSLKGSIPMELGKLNTLEALDLSWNRLTGKIPQELTAMNFLEFLNLSQNHFVGRIPQGSQFSTFENDSYGGNLDLCGPPLSKQCGTSDSSHVPQPLEKEEEEENESYFFSGFTRESVVIGYNFGLVVGTIMWSLMFKYRKPKWFVEFFDALMPPKRRRSKKRAQRRRT